The genomic region ATTTGATTGAAGGTTTTTCTGACAAAGTTCTGTTTCTTGAAAATGTTATATGGATTGATAATGGGTACAAGAGTATTTTCTATTTGGACATTTTcaggaatatgagaaatttccACAAGATGATCGATCTTATTGGATATAGTTTTTCTGTAAGAAGGAGAGAGTTGTATAGTGGAGGTATGGGTAATGATTTCTGAAGTCATGATAGCTAGATTTATCTttgccttgagtttacagtATGAGAATCATTAGAATGAGCAGCTTTCGGCtacaattggtatcagagccttggtgacagagaaaagaaattctttttatttttttaaatacctTCCCTTCCCCTCATCTCTTTATTTCCATGCATAgtgataatatttatgagatttaCTCAATCcttattaaattagttaatctACTTCAATagaatattacaaaaaattctcattttaatttatattttactattttctccattttagaggaatattttttttctttttctatttggtttgttctttcttgaattattattttaaaaagtaattatttgaaatactcttattaattaaaataattattatcaccaacaattaattttcatgttttaaatcttgaattataattttttaataagactattttaaaaaaatagtaatgaAATTTAGTCATATTAGGACTACATTTTCTTAATCTTATTCTCTTAAAACTAGTgaaagtaataattaatatttagttttctcattttttttaaatttaaaaaaggaaTGGATAATATAAACCTCTCTAACTCTAATCTCCAAATAGATTATGCTAGAGATCTAAATGTATTTTACAAtccatatataaaatatgtcaaattttgttataaaatttaattccatattttctataatgtcatattatttacaattttaataaaaaatacacatGACTTTAACAcgcttttatgttttttttttataatattaaataaaatcaaataaaaaatactattaaatagattatcatattaaatattaattgaataaaatgatattactaaatatttattaaaataaaatagtaaataattatatataatattaatgattatattatgttactaatttgttatatatctgatatactttttttatgattttataattattaaatttaaagttattaaaataaaataataatattaagtattaaataaataaaataatgctaaataaaattaatttttatataaatataattatatttaaaataaaatttttaaattatataattattaataattatgcaTAAGCATCCAGCAAATTGCTTGCATAAACAAAAAGCCGAAACTATAATAAAATCAGAAGTTCTCAAAGTATTTATGCATTAAGGATTAAAAGGCAAACTTTAGCAAATTAAAGGGACCAAAATTTGCGGATTTTGAAAACAATAAGAAGTGAAGTGTAAATAACTACCTTTCTTTAGTTCTCgtcttatttttgtaatttaaacACGTTTCAATCCGACAGCGAAGAATAGGCAAAAGGATTTCCCccaaaatttgaattataatcTGCGCTCAATGCCATCCAATCTCCACCGTCCATCAAAAATCCCCCCTTCCATCTCCATCCTCACTCTCTGCCTCtgtccctctctctctttcacACGCACAGAAACACACTTTCTCTCCATTATCTTTCAGTTTAGGATTTGAATTACTTAATGGCGATGAATCTCTAAAACCAAAGAAATCGGGCTAAAAATGACGACGATAGAGAAGCTGTTCGTGCAGATCTCTGAGAGTAAAAAGAGAATAATTGAACAAATTAAGAACCAGGCCGAACTATTCGACCAGCATCTTGCTTCGAAGTGTCTTCTTGACGGAATCGCCCCTCCTTCTTGGCTcttgtcttcttcttttccttccttttgCTCTGATCCTAACGGTAATTTCTCCCGAGTTGTTCTGTTTCCCCCCCTTGTTTTCCCCAAAAGAAGAATGCAAATCGAGAGTAGAACAATGTGTACATTTTCGTTTTAGTTTTATTGCAATAAAATGTGTTTGAAAGCCAAAATTTCGTTTTGTtttgtaatttatattatctctaaataaagtaatttcaGTTGATAAACCAAAATGAATATCACTGATTAGGTTCTTAGTGTTCTGTCGACAGTGTCATGTCATATTCTAGAATTTTTATGTCTTAAATTTAGAATGGTTAGCTGTTTTGAATCATTTATAAATGTAGCGTATGAAATCTGAAGAAATGGTTCTTTTTAGATATTATGATAGTTAGATGtttcttttcattataaaaTGTTTTAGGTTATTGTTTCAGTtagaattcatttatttacttctttttctattgctTTTAGGAGGTGCATTTGTTGTTGCTTTTGCCTGGACTGCGGATAAATAATACCTAGGGTTTCATTTCAATTGTTTGGTTGAATGTGAACCTTTATATTCTCTAAAAATTGCTGTGTGATCGCAGAACTAAAGAAAGAGGAGCTTTTATCAGGACTGTTACTTCCGCATTCTCAACCTCCAAACCCATACTTAAGTAGTTACTTCTCTCTATATCAACAGCACATTATTCCTGTTGATAATGATAAAGGGTTAAAAACCAATTCATGCACAGAAATTGGTGCTTCAAACAATGCCGCAAAAGCAGGTGATAGGTTGTCTGTTTTGCCTTCCTTACAGAATTATGATAATACTCAGGGTGCCTTCAATGGTGTTGCCGAGTTGGATCCTAGTGTTACTTCTCCACCTGATTGTGGAGATGCAAGAATGTTAGACAGTTGCACTGGTCATGGTCAATCATTTAGTACTGAGTTGGATCCTAGTGTTACATCTCCACCAGTTCTTGGAGATGCAAGAATGTCAGATGATTGCGCTCGTCATGTTCAACCATTTGTTGATGAGTTCGATCCTAGTGTTGCCTCCCCACCAGATTgtggagatgcaagagtgttAGATAATTGTGCTGATCATAGTCAATCGTTGGTCAAGATTATAAGATCAAAGGCCAGGCAAAGGGATTTACAGCTTCGTAATAGcacaaaaggaaaatcaaagttgtGTGATGAAAATAAGGATGGTGGTGTTTATACTATTCAAGGGATAGGGTCCGGGATTAGTTCCTTACAGTATGATCATGTTCGTGAATTAGAGTTGGTCAAGCCCAATGATACAAATAATGGAGGTTGTAATGAAGAAAAGGCAAAAATAGGTGAATGTGGAAGCAAGGATAAGAACAGTAATATTTACAATGGCGGAACTATTGGATCCAGAAATTCTACCCAACAGGCTAGCTTTGTGAATGAGCCTGGGAATGATGGCAACTCTTCTTACATTGCCAAGGAAGAGGACATTAAGTGTGCGGAAGACTTAAAAGAGCATTCTAAATGTTCTAATGCTATCTCAGAACTGGCCAATCGTTCTGTTCTTGTTAATGAAAACTGTATGCCAGAAGAAGCAAATGCGGTTGATTGCAACGGCAATGAAACGAATGACGTTGTCTGGTTCGATAGAATTACAGGATCTGGGAGTTCGATCTCTCAAACAAAGCAGGTTTTGGAAGTTGGCAACTCTTCTTGTGTTGCTGAGGAACATAAAGAGTTTCTTGACAAATCATCAGCAAAGCAGCCCAGTTGTGTTAGTGGTTTATTGGGATTGGTAAAGTCTTCATCTATTATTTCTAATGATAGCTGTGGGTCAAGGAAAGCAAAAACAGGGGGTAAACAGATCAAGGAAAAGGGAAGTAATAGTTATGTTGGGAGAATTACAAGATCCAGAAAATCTAGTCAACCATCTTATCGTGCAAGTAAATCTCCGGATCAGGATAATCCTTGTGGTAATGGCAAGGAACTAAAGCAGCTGTCCAACCATGTTCACGACTTAACTGAAATGGTTATGCCTTTAGATGTCACTTGTGAAAGTGATGGGGTGAAAGAAGCAGCAAGAGAATGCCAGAATATTGATGTAGAAAATGATGCTTATTGCTGTAGAATAACAAGCTCCTCTATTGAGAAACTTAATAATGTTATGTTCTCAAAAGTGGATAACTCTTCTTATATTGTTAAGGATGGTGATGTTATTCTTGCACAGTCCTTTGACAAACCTTCGCAACCTCCGCAACTATCAAGTTTGGTTCAGGGTGCAAGAGTTAACATTCAGGTCCTGTCAAGTGCTCAACCAAATGTCCTTCCTAGTACTGAAAACCTTTTACCTGAAAGTGATATAGATGGTGATGCTGTAGTTGAGGTTCATTCTGTTACTTATGCATCTAACTCAGATGGTGCTAGATGTGGGGTGGAAGCTTCAGAATTGGGGCCGCCCAATGAATGTGCTGTGGTTGTGAATCCCAAGAAACTCGATTTTGGTGATGCGGAGGAGAACAATTTGCTTGAAGCTTGTGATCCTGCGATGGAGGATAAACAAGAAGATAAAGAGAAATTACTTTCTCCCTTGGTGCACTCTACAGATGTATTGGAGAAAGCCACATCTGTTGGTTACTGTGAACAGCCTAACCTATCTATTGAGAAGCCACTGTTGAAGGAGCAGGAATTTTTTAGGAAATCCTGTAAGGATTCATCTGAAGGTCATATGCAGGGTGGTACTGTTTTGGTAGATGAAAGTACCATTAACTCTGGACAGCAGAAAATGAACTCGTTCAATTCTCAAAATCGAAAAGCAGATTCCTATTTCACGGGTTCTTGGCCACAGCATAAGCGAATAAAGATAGGAGGTCAAGCTACTGGTGCCCTTTCTGCTTCCCCCAGCTTGAAGATAATCCCATATCAGCCAATGCAGACGTATTATGTAAGTACaaatttcaattcttttgGAGATGTGTCTATATGAGTTCCCCAGGCGACTATTCGAATTAAATCTGAAAAGCTgaattatttatgtatttcaGAAGGGAGATCCATTACTATCAGTTGTCGTTAAGAGCACAGTTGAAGACATTCATCAGAATGTGGAGCACGAGAAGATTGAGGAATCTGAGGTTTCATCATTCAAGCTGCAAGTTGATGAGGTATATCTTTTCCAAGTGCGGATTATGAAACGTGTTAGTTTCACTTGCATCAGGTCAATAAGAATGTCTAAAGATATTCCCCCTTAAAAGAGATCATCAAAAGCGTCCCATGTAGTTGCCATTAGACAATTAGAACGATGCTCTTTCCTTCCTGTCTATATCATGcaaactttcttttctcttgctATAACATGATTCTCTCCAGAGAGTAAAATTCAGTGATATAGTCCATATGGGCTATTAACACTTGAATCACAGGATGTATTGGTCATGTAGATGCTAATCCTTAAAATTTAGTCTTCAGAGCAGAAGAATTTGATATCCTTTTGTGGAAATTATTGTACTCTTGCATCAACTTTTATATTGCTTACCTCACCATTGTTATAAAACTAATGGGAGTGCCTGCTGGTTTGAAAAAGACTCCCTCTTTGATTGTCTTACTGAGGCTTTGTTTTCTTCTGGTATTTAGTACTGTTCGATGCTAAATGTATGTTTGACCATTATTCGACAGGTTGAAAATAGGAGGGAAGGGATGGCTGGAGGTTCTACTACTGATTTCTCTTTGATCCTTGAACAAGGAGCATCTTCAGTGTCAAATTCAAAAAGACTGGCTGCTGGAGTTTCTCAAGGCTGTTTGTCAGATAAAGCTGAAGTGGCAGATCCTGTTGGCATTGGCTTTGATATGATAGAGCAGGACAATGCAGAGGAGGACCAAGATACAGGGGACACTATAGAAGAGAACCATGTTTTATTTCAACTTGAAGATGATTTAAAATTGGGAGATGCAGAAGTTCTGAATCATACTGAAGAAGACATGCATGAAAATGCATATCATTTTGAAGGGAAGGGCACCTTGTCATTTTGGTCATCTGGTTCTCCTCTTCGCCAATTTGTGATTCATGATGACCAAAATATACCCGAGTTTGAGGGTTTTGTTATGGGTGCAGATGATGAACCGAAATGCACTGCCAATGAGGGAAATAGTTTTGACAATTTGGATCTTCCACCTGCTGAACTAGGGCGTGCTAGTGTTCTGGAGAGGCTTTGCAAATCCACTTGCCTGCATACGCCACTTTCCCATTTTTCAGCAACTTATAACTTGCATGAAGCGCTAAACTTCTATCAGTCAATTCCAAATGGGCTTTTAGAGGGCATGGAACTGAGGAGCACCCTTAATATGAATGGTGATGGGTGTAAGCAACTTGGTGCCAATGACAATTTCTTGGATGAAGAGATCAACCATGACCTTCATGGAAGGTCTCATTCCATTTCTTTGCCACTTTCTAATGCCCATTCTGCATGGGATATTACAAAACCTTGTATGTCTCCGGTTGGGAAGTTTTGGGATGGAATCCCACTAAAGTCTGGCAGTTCTGGGAAGCGAGTGAGCTCAATTCCAGAGCTTCCTTGCATCAGTGAAGAAAATGAGGCTACAGATGGTGTTCCTGACAGACTTCTGGAAGGCGCTGGTCCAGAACTGAGTATCAGCTCAGTCAAAAGAGAGCCGCTTGCTGATATTACAAAACATGCAAATCCTATAACATCAGTTTGTGAAGCTGAGATATGTGAAGGTAGAGGTAGTCTTGGTTCTATGAACACAGAGATCAGCTTCAGTGGCACTTGTGATAGGGCCAAAACAAAGTTGGGAAATAAGAAAAGCAATAAAAGAAGATTTACTAGTAAGGACAAGGAAAACCATAACATATCACTAGGAGTAGATGGTAATAAAAGAGGGAATGGATCACTCCATAGCAGATTTAGTAGGCCAAAGTTATCTGGGAAAGCTGATTTGAGAAAAGGAGGATTGAGTCTGTTAGAGAAAGAGTCTAAACCCACCAATATTGTTTCAAATATTGCTTCCTTTGTCACTCTTGTGCAACAAAAACAAGCTGCCGCAGTCATTACTGGTAACTTCCAATTTGCCTTTCAtgtttttagtttaaaatgtACACATGGTTTTGCATGTATTGAACATTCCATTTCATTCGTTTAATTGATAATCATATGTGAACTTCTTTTATGCTTGCTTATAGGAAAGAGGGACATCAAAGTGAAAGCCTTGGAGGCTGCCGAGGCTGCAAAGCGAAATGCACAAAAGAAGGAGAATGAACGAAAGATGAGGAAGGAAGCCATGAAACGTGAGCGAGTGAAGATGGAAGAACAAAATTTGAGGCAGTTGGAgctagagaaaaagaagaaagaagaagaaaagaggaaaaaggagGCTGATATGGCAGCAAAAAAAAGACacagggaagaagaagaacggaaggagaaagagagaaaaagaatgcGTGTTGAGGAATCAAAGAGACATCACCTAGCACATGAGAAAAGGTTGCATGctgagaaagaagagaaagagctAAAATTTAAAGCTCCAGTATGGTTTCTCATGCTCTTATGTGATATGAAGTTCCTGTGGCTTGAgtttatgttttaaaaatattgtaattattttgatatttattttaggatGAAAAAGCACATGAGAGTAAGGAATCAAAAACCAGATTAGGAAAACATGACAAAATGGAAAAAGCAAAAGGGGACAGCAATCTTCAGCCAGTGCCTCAGAGTGAACCTGTGAA from Ricinus communis isolate WT05 ecotype wild-type chromosome 9, ASM1957865v1, whole genome shotgun sequence harbors:
- the LOC8266953 gene encoding uncharacterized protein LOC8266953 — its product is MTTIEKLFVQISESKKRIIEQIKNQAELFDQHLASKCLLDGIAPPSWLLSSSFPSFCSDPNELKKEELLSGLLLPHSQPPNPYLSSYFSLYQQHIIPVDNDKGLKTNSCTEIGASNNAAKAGDRLSVLPSLQNYDNTQGAFNGVAELDPSVTSPPDCGDARMLDSCTGHGQSFSTELDPSVTSPPVLGDARMSDDCARHVQPFVDEFDPSVASPPDCGDARVLDNCADHSQSLVKIIRSKARQRDLQLRNSTKGKSKLCDENKDGGVYTIQGIGSGISSLQYDHVRELELVKPNDTNNGGCNEEKAKIGECGSKDKNSNIYNGGTIGSRNSTQQASFVNEPGNDGNSSYIAKEEDIKCAEDLKEHSKCSNAISELANRSVLVNENCMPEEANAVDCNGNETNDVVWFDRITGSGSSISQTKQVLEVGNSSCVAEEHKEFLDKSSAKQPSCVSGLLGLVKSSSIISNDSCGSRKAKTGGKQIKEKGSNSYVGRITRSRKSSQPSYRASKSPDQDNPCGNGKELKQLSNHVHDLTEMVMPLDVTCESDGVKEAARECQNIDVENDAYCCRITSSSIEKLNNVMFSKVDNSSYIVKDGDVILAQSFDKPSQPPQLSSLVQGARVNIQVLSSAQPNVLPSTENLLPESDIDGDAVVEVHSVTYASNSDGARCGVEASELGPPNECAVVVNPKKLDFGDAEENNLLEACDPAMEDKQEDKEKLLSPLVHSTDVLEKATSVGYCEQPNLSIEKPLLKEQEFFRKSCKDSSEGHMQGGTVLVDESTINSGQQKMNSFNSQNRKADSYFTGSWPQHKRIKIGGQATGALSASPSLKIIPYQPMQTYYKGDPLLSVVVKSTVEDIHQNVEHEKIEESEVSSFKLQVDEVENRREGMAGGSTTDFSLILEQGASSVSNSKRLAAGVSQGCLSDKAEVADPVGIGFDMIEQDNAEEDQDTGDTIEENHVLFQLEDDLKLGDAEVLNHTEEDMHENAYHFEGKGTLSFWSSGSPLRQFVIHDDQNIPEFEGFVMGADDEPKCTANEGNSFDNLDLPPAELGRASVLERLCKSTCLHTPLSHFSATYNLHEALNFYQSIPNGLLEGMELRSTLNMNGDGCKQLGANDNFLDEEINHDLHGRSHSISLPLSNAHSAWDITKPCMSPVGKFWDGIPLKSGSSGKRVSSIPELPCISEENEATDGVPDRLLEGAGPELSISSVKREPLADITKHANPITSVCEAEICEGRGSLGSMNTEISFSGTCDRAKTKLGNKKSNKRRFTSKDKENHNISLGVDGNKRGNGSLHSRFSRPKLSGKADLRKGGLSLLEKESKPTNIVSNIASFVTLVQQKQAAAVITGKRDIKVKALEAAEAAKRNAQKKENERKMRKEAMKRERVKMEEQNLRQLELEKKKKEEEKRKKEADMAAKKRHREEEERKEKERKRMRVEESKRHHLAHEKRLHAEKEEKELKFKAPDEKAHESKESKTRLGKHDKMEKAKGDSNLQPVPQSEPVNTKVSTIDTINASVIAEDHKTSSDCGDNLKVMASIREVSESGGLNSSITQEQSYEISPYKGSDDEDEDEDDDIRKSKFIPSWASKCHLALVVSSQQRIVPESIFPPESFCSISEVLLPRRLQQK